In the genome of Segatella copri, one region contains:
- a CDS encoding DUF3413 domain-containing protein, protein MKYQIFKQKFSEMEGLNLRIREAKQGFLFFAFSTLLIALQFGLYITDSSILGLMDLEGWLFFITSCISHAAMFALIPYLLSLIFTFCRCTKTARIVQIVGIILLCIINYLNSQVYAIYHFHINGFVLSMVFGEGAGEIFNFDIMLYLKEIALFLVVAAIVIGVWYASYLLWKKRQKAYAWTIAGCIIGCTLFAHLCHIYGAFYQQPSVMKSSALLPYYFPTTSNGLLLKLGCTPPRESMIQMNGKQSADIQYPIQPLQKEKMNPDSLPNIIFILIDSWNTRSLTAECMPNAYQFKKLTRSKLDFD, encoded by the coding sequence ATGAAATATCAGATATTTAAGCAAAAGTTCTCTGAAATGGAGGGACTGAATTTGCGCATTCGAGAAGCAAAACAGGGATTCTTGTTTTTTGCCTTCTCTACATTACTGATAGCCCTACAGTTTGGACTCTACATCACCGATTCTTCGATACTCGGGTTGATGGATTTAGAAGGATGGTTATTCTTCATAACCTCCTGCATCAGTCATGCAGCCATGTTTGCGCTGATACCTTATCTTCTCAGCCTCATCTTTACGTTTTGCAGATGTACCAAGACGGCTAGAATCGTACAGATTGTTGGTATCATACTGCTCTGCATCATCAACTATCTCAACTCGCAGGTGTATGCCATCTATCATTTCCATATCAACGGCTTTGTATTGAGTATGGTATTCGGCGAGGGAGCCGGCGAAATTTTCAATTTCGATATAATGCTGTATCTGAAGGAGATAGCGCTCTTTCTGGTTGTGGCAGCTATCGTTATCGGTGTATGGTATGCCTCTTATCTTCTATGGAAGAAACGCCAGAAGGCATACGCCTGGACCATCGCAGGATGCATCATCGGCTGCACCCTCTTTGCTCATCTCTGCCATATCTATGGCGCCTTCTATCAGCAGCCTTCTGTGATGAAGAGCAGCGCATTGTTGCCTTATTACTTCCCTACCACTTCGAATGGTCTGTTGCTGAAGTTAGGATGTACTCCTCCTAGAGAAAGCATGATACAGATGAATGGCAAGCAGAGTGCGGATATACAATATCCTATCCAGCCGCTACAGAAGGAAAAGATGAACCCTGATTCGCTGCCAAATATCATCTTCATCCTGATAGACTCCTGGAATACCCGTTCCTTAACAGCCGAATGCATGCCGAATGCCTATCAGTTTAAAAAACTAACTCGCTCTAAATTGGACTTTGATTGA
- a CDS encoding peptidase domain-containing ABC transporter — MRKITIIFQHDSMQCGIACLQMVCKYFGREYSLDSLSKLCFATTEGVSMLGINEAANTLGLHTISARVTTTMLGKAPLPSILHWDQNHFVVLYKVKKGKKFYVADPGKGLVTYGLDEFKQHWISTKSNGEDKGIAMFLETTPAFFTYKMEDEEHIKEKRSFRFLLGYVRKYRKYFGQIILGLVVGSLLQLVLPFLTQSIVDVGIKNQDIGFVWLILLGQLMLTISRTAIDFIRRWLLLHISLRINISLVSDFFIKLLKLPMSFFDTKLMGDLMQRMNDHTRVNNFLTQQTLNITFAVLTFVVFSVVLFFYNKLVFTIFLLGSILYGAWMTLFLKRRKVLDYELFEQQAINNNKTYEFITSMQEIKLQDCEQRRRWEWEDTQAELFGVQMKSLKLQQTQEAGSIFINEVKNIIITVVAATAVIHGKMTLGMMLAVQYIIGQLNSPVEQLMNFFYSLQDVKISLERINEIHQMDDENGKEGLLTSIEDKNEGIDIKNIMFKYDPHALRKTIDDVSIHVPQGKVTAIVGASGSGKTTLIRLMLGYYPVLEGKINIGNTDINKLNKKWWRRQCGVVMQDGVIFSESIARNIAVDDGDIDKERLLKAAEIACIKDYVMALPLKFNTKIGRDGVGLSQGQKQRILIARAVYKNPDYIFLDEATNSLDANNERSIVENLDKFYKGKTVVIVAHRLSTVKNADQIVVIDHGKVVEVGNHESLTAKRGAYYNLVKNQLELGN; from the coding sequence AATAACAATAATATTTCAACACGACTCCATGCAATGTGGCATAGCTTGCTTGCAGATGGTATGCAAATATTTCGGCAGAGAATACTCTTTGGATTCTCTGTCGAAACTTTGTTTTGCCACCACGGAAGGTGTTTCCATGCTTGGCATTAATGAAGCAGCCAACACGCTTGGATTGCATACGATAAGTGCAAGGGTAACCACTACTATGTTAGGTAAAGCCCCTTTGCCTAGCATCCTTCACTGGGACCAAAACCATTTTGTAGTCTTATATAAGGTCAAGAAAGGCAAGAAGTTTTATGTAGCTGACCCAGGAAAAGGATTGGTAACTTATGGCTTGGATGAGTTCAAGCAACATTGGATAAGCACGAAATCTAATGGCGAGGACAAGGGCATTGCCATGTTCTTGGAAACCACTCCTGCTTTCTTTACCTATAAGATGGAGGACGAAGAACACATCAAAGAGAAGAGGTCTTTCCGCTTTCTCCTTGGATATGTGAGGAAATATCGCAAGTATTTCGGACAAATTATCTTGGGTCTGGTAGTCGGAAGCCTCCTGCAGCTTGTCCTGCCATTCCTTACCCAATCTATCGTGGATGTCGGTATCAAGAACCAAGATATAGGTTTTGTTTGGCTGATACTCTTGGGGCAGTTGATGCTTACAATCAGCCGAACGGCAATAGACTTTATCCGCAGATGGTTGTTGCTTCACATATCCTTACGCATCAACATATCATTGGTAAGTGACTTCTTCATCAAGCTATTGAAACTGCCTATGTCTTTCTTTGATACGAAACTCATGGGCGACTTGATGCAAAGAATGAACGACCATACCCGTGTGAACAACTTCCTTACGCAGCAGACGCTCAACATCACCTTTGCCGTGCTAACCTTTGTGGTATTCTCGGTGGTACTGTTCTTCTACAACAAGTTGGTGTTTACCATCTTTTTGTTGGGAAGCATCCTCTATGGTGCATGGATGACCTTGTTCTTGAAGCGGAGGAAGGTGCTTGACTATGAGTTGTTCGAGCAGCAAGCCATCAACAATAACAAAACTTATGAGTTTATCACCTCTATGCAGGAAATCAAGTTGCAGGATTGTGAGCAGCGTAGAAGATGGGAATGGGAGGACACACAAGCTGAGCTATTCGGCGTGCAGATGAAGTCGCTCAAACTCCAACAGACACAGGAAGCTGGAAGTATTTTCATCAACGAGGTGAAGAACATCATCATCACGGTAGTCGCTGCAACTGCCGTGATTCATGGGAAAATGACACTCGGTATGATGCTTGCCGTGCAATACATCATCGGACAGCTCAACTCGCCTGTGGAGCAACTGATGAACTTCTTCTATTCTCTGCAAGATGTGAAGATTAGCTTGGAGCGAATCAACGAGATTCACCAGATGGATGATGAGAATGGAAAGGAAGGCTTGCTAACTTCTATTGAAGATAAGAATGAGGGCATTGACATCAAGAACATCATGTTCAAGTACGACCCACATGCTTTGCGCAAAACCATAGACGATGTGAGCATTCACGTTCCGCAAGGTAAGGTAACAGCCATCGTTGGTGCATCTGGCAGTGGAAAGACCACCCTCATCCGTTTGATGCTTGGTTATTATCCTGTCTTGGAGGGAAAAATCAACATTGGAAATACTGACATCAACAAACTCAACAAAAAGTGGTGGCGCAGACAATGTGGTGTTGTCATGCAGGATGGTGTTATCTTCTCGGAGAGTATCGCTAGAAATATTGCTGTTGACGATGGCGATATAGATAAGGAACGGTTGTTGAAAGCTGCCGAGATTGCTTGCATCAAGGATTACGTGATGGCTTTGCCTCTGAAGTTCAACACTAAGATTGGGCGTGATGGCGTGGGACTGAGCCAAGGACAGAAACAGCGTATCTTGATAGCAAGGGCGGTGTATAAGAATCCCGACTACATCTTCCTTGACGAGGCGACCAACTCGCTGGATGCCAACAATGAGAGAAGCATCGTGGAGAACTTGGATAAGTTTTACAAGGGAAAGACTGTCGTGATTGTAGCTCATCGACTGAGTACGGTGAAGAATGCCGACCAAATCGTAGTCATAGACCATGGTAAGGTCGTTGAGGTTGGCAACCATGAGTCTTTGACCGCCAAGCGAGGGGCATACTATAATCTTGTGAAGAATCAGTTGGAATTGGGAAACTAA